The following proteins are co-located in the Micromonospora coriariae genome:
- a CDS encoding C40 family peptidase, with translation MELQPGREAVVRVAVATLWTSPEAVRPVDQPALTARADISTWVSGLDNDQQVGDCVLSQLLLGERVLISELRPDGWARVVAVEQPAAKLDPRGYPGWLPADQLAPVDPAVTGRPLVVDATVTGLRAAPNGPVVLPGVVVGTRLVPAGPAADGWQPVHAPGQAAPLWLPDGQLTSAPATPPSAADALAVAQRLLHVVYVWGGLSAYGIDCSGLVHLAWRRFGVLLPRDADDQAEATTPLPLGEERPGDLYFFARPGRKIHHIGIVTAVPGDHENRRMLHACYRRRRVVEEPLPADRTATLVGAHRV, from the coding sequence GTGGAGCTGCAGCCGGGCCGCGAGGCCGTCGTCCGGGTCGCGGTGGCGACGCTGTGGACCTCCCCCGAGGCGGTCCGCCCGGTGGATCAGCCGGCGCTGACCGCACGCGCCGACATTTCGACCTGGGTCTCCGGCCTGGACAACGACCAACAGGTCGGCGACTGCGTGCTGAGCCAGCTACTGCTGGGCGAACGGGTGCTCATCAGCGAGCTGCGCCCGGACGGCTGGGCGCGGGTGGTCGCCGTCGAGCAACCGGCCGCCAAGCTGGACCCGCGCGGCTACCCGGGCTGGTTGCCCGCCGACCAACTGGCCCCCGTCGACCCGGCCGTCACCGGCCGCCCCCTGGTCGTGGACGCCACGGTCACCGGGCTGCGCGCCGCGCCGAACGGGCCGGTGGTGCTGCCCGGCGTGGTCGTCGGCACCCGTCTCGTCCCGGCCGGCCCAGCGGCCGACGGCTGGCAGCCGGTGCACGCCCCCGGCCAGGCCGCGCCGCTCTGGCTGCCCGACGGTCAGCTCACCTCCGCGCCGGCCACGCCACCCAGCGCCGCCGACGCGCTCGCGGTAGCGCAGCGGCTGCTGCACGTCGTCTACGTCTGGGGCGGGCTCTCCGCGTACGGCATCGACTGCTCGGGGCTGGTGCACCTGGCCTGGCGCCGCTTCGGGGTGCTGCTGCCCCGCGACGCCGACGACCAGGCCGAGGCGACCACACCACTGCCGCTGGGTGAGGAGCGTCCCGGCGACCTCTACTTCTTCGCCCGCCCCGGCCGGAAGATCCACCACATCGGCATCGTCACCGCAGTCCCCGGCGACCACGAGAACCGGCGGATGCTGCACGCCTGCTACCGGCGGCGGCGAGTGGTGGAGGAGCCGCTGCCGGCCGACCGCACCGCCACCCTGGTCGGCGCGCACCGGGTCTGA
- a CDS encoding mandelate racemase/muconate lactonizing enzyme family protein: MTISAVRTHRVSAPLHTPFVTALRRTTTVDTLVVELIDADGRSGFGEAPQVWQVTGASVGGAEACVRELLGPLLTGRDPDDLVARCAEVQRAAVGNEAAKAAVDVALHDLAARRLGVPLVRLLGGTTLRVPTDVTLAAGDAADLASAARQRRADGFGVLKLKVGTDAAGDLDRVRAVRSAVGAGVRIRLDANQGWTPREAVRVIRGIEDAGLDVELVEQPVARWDLDGLAWVSDRVSVPILADEAVFGVRELVEVIRRRAADLVNVKLAKCGGLQPARTLLELAAAHGLGTVVGSMMETQVGIGAAASLVGAYGTTAVADLDAAWWLAWSPVHGGLRYEGATVVLPDAPGLGISGLAEAKMQPRS, encoded by the coding sequence ATGACGATCTCGGCGGTACGCACCCACCGGGTTTCCGCCCCCTTACACACCCCGTTCGTCACCGCGCTGCGCCGTACCACCACTGTGGACACACTGGTCGTCGAACTCATCGACGCCGACGGCCGGTCCGGTTTCGGCGAGGCACCGCAGGTCTGGCAGGTCACCGGCGCGTCGGTCGGTGGCGCCGAGGCGTGCGTACGGGAGCTGCTCGGACCCCTGTTGACCGGGCGCGACCCGGACGACCTGGTGGCCCGCTGCGCCGAGGTGCAGCGCGCGGCGGTCGGCAACGAGGCGGCCAAGGCAGCGGTGGACGTCGCCCTGCACGACCTGGCCGCCCGACGGTTGGGCGTACCCCTGGTGCGATTGCTCGGCGGCACCACGCTGCGGGTCCCCACGGACGTCACGCTGGCCGCGGGCGACGCGGCGGACCTGGCGTCGGCCGCGCGGCAGCGGCGGGCCGACGGCTTCGGCGTGCTCAAGCTCAAGGTCGGCACCGACGCCGCCGGCGACCTGGACCGGGTCCGGGCGGTCCGCTCGGCGGTCGGTGCCGGGGTGCGGATCCGGCTCGACGCCAACCAGGGCTGGACGCCCCGGGAGGCGGTACGGGTCATCCGCGGCATCGAGGACGCCGGGCTGGACGTGGAGCTGGTGGAGCAGCCGGTGGCCCGCTGGGACCTGGACGGGTTGGCGTGGGTCAGCGACCGGGTGTCCGTGCCGATCCTGGCCGACGAGGCGGTCTTCGGGGTCCGTGAACTGGTGGAGGTGATCCGTCGACGGGCCGCCGACCTGGTCAACGTCAAGCTGGCCAAGTGCGGCGGACTGCAACCGGCGCGCACCCTGCTGGAGCTGGCCGCCGCGCACGGGCTCGGCACGGTGGTCGGGTCGATGATGGAGACCCAGGTCGGCATCGGGGCGGCGGCGAGCCTGGTCGGCGCGTACGGCACCACAGCCGTCGCCGACCTGGACGCCGCCTGGTGGCTGGCCTGGTCACCGGTGCACGGCGGGCTCCGCTACGAGGGGGCGACGGTGGTGCTGCCGGACGCTCCCGGCCTGGGCATCTCGGGCCTGGCTGAAGCAAAGATGCAGCCCCGCAGTTGA
- a CDS encoding tyrosine-protein phosphatase — MTGRDWEMVGAPNARDLGGLVGADGRRVRTGLVIRTPALGRLTDEDLPVLAKLGPACVVDLRDGSEIAVAPTDRLVGEPRVVHLPVHDPEHPVFTYVSAVLLGHDLDAYAELARQGTAAAMAAIYRWFVTGESARVGFAEAVRLAARAENLPLVYHCSAGKDRTGWLTVILLTALGVDEATIRAEYLRNNALTDSLRAVIVEAMRRRQPELDVDAVLPVLEVRPEYLDAGYEEVHRVHGSFDGYLRDGLNLPDEVLKALRAQLLE; from the coding sequence ATGACCGGGCGGGACTGGGAGATGGTGGGCGCACCGAACGCGCGCGACCTGGGCGGCCTCGTCGGCGCGGACGGCCGGCGGGTACGCACCGGGCTGGTGATCCGGACCCCGGCGCTGGGCCGGCTCACCGACGAGGACCTGCCGGTGCTCGCGAAGCTCGGCCCGGCGTGCGTGGTCGACCTTCGTGACGGCTCGGAGATCGCGGTGGCCCCGACGGACCGGCTGGTCGGCGAGCCCCGGGTGGTGCACCTGCCGGTGCACGATCCGGAGCACCCGGTCTTCACGTACGTCTCGGCGGTGCTGCTCGGCCATGACCTCGACGCGTACGCCGAGCTGGCCCGGCAGGGCACGGCGGCGGCGATGGCCGCGATCTACCGGTGGTTCGTCACCGGCGAGTCGGCGCGGGTCGGCTTCGCCGAGGCGGTGCGGCTGGCCGCCCGGGCGGAGAACCTGCCGTTGGTCTACCACTGCTCGGCCGGCAAGGACCGCACCGGCTGGCTCACCGTCATCCTGCTGACGGCGCTCGGGGTGGACGAGGCGACGATCCGCGCCGAGTACCTGCGCAACAACGCGCTGACCGACAGCCTGCGCGCGGTGATCGTCGAGGCGATGCGGCGCCGCCAGCCCGAGCTGGACGTCGACGCGGTGCTGCCGGTGCTGGAGGTCCGCCCCGAGTACCTGGATGCCGGCTACGAGGAGGTCCACCGGGTACACGGCTCATTCGACGGCTACCTGCGCGACGGCCTAAACCTGCCCGACGAGGTCCTCAAGGCGCTGCGGGCCCAACTGCTGGAGTGA
- a CDS encoding serine hydrolase, with the protein MTWDDLDAHLDKVPGTVSAYVGRLDAPPAWTRHADATHYAASTMKAAVLAALHRAAEAGTLELDAPVPVVNEFDSAQPGAPRFSCAQHYDNDDAVWDRVGGTAPLRWLADRMIVRSSNLATNLVIGHVGLPAVAEVWALAGARHSITGRGIEDFAAREAGITNLVTAHDLAALLGALATGATSPGRLASPAGCASMLDVLLAQEHREDLAAGLPEGTRIAHKNGWVRGVRHGAGVVLPDDAPPYVIAVCTTTDLADGGPSGDEVEDDACRLIAHISAQIWAARHHL; encoded by the coding sequence ATGACCTGGGATGATCTCGACGCCCATCTGGACAAGGTGCCGGGCACCGTCTCGGCGTACGTGGGCCGCCTCGACGCGCCGCCGGCCTGGACCCGCCATGCCGACGCCACCCACTACGCCGCCAGCACCATGAAGGCGGCGGTGCTCGCCGCGCTGCACCGCGCCGCCGAGGCCGGCACGCTGGAGCTGGACGCCCCGGTCCCGGTGGTCAACGAGTTCGACTCGGCCCAGCCCGGCGCACCCCGCTTCTCCTGCGCGCAGCACTACGACAACGACGACGCGGTCTGGGACCGGGTGGGCGGCACCGCGCCGCTGCGCTGGCTCGCCGACCGGATGATCGTGCGGTCCAGCAACCTGGCCACCAACCTGGTCATCGGCCACGTCGGCCTGCCCGCGGTGGCCGAGGTGTGGGCGCTGGCCGGAGCCCGGCACAGCATCACCGGCCGCGGCATCGAGGACTTCGCCGCCCGCGAGGCCGGCATCACCAACCTGGTCACCGCCCACGACCTGGCCGCCCTGCTCGGCGCGCTCGCCACCGGGGCGACCAGCCCCGGCCGGCTCGCCTCGCCGGCCGGCTGCGCGTCCATGCTGGACGTGCTGCTCGCCCAGGAGCACCGCGAGGACCTGGCCGCCGGCCTGCCCGAGGGCACCCGGATCGCGCACAAGAACGGTTGGGTACGCGGCGTACGGCACGGCGCCGGGGTGGTCCTGCCCGACGACGCCCCGCCGTACGTCATCGCCGTCTGCACGACGACCGACCTGGCCGACGGCGGCCCCAGCGGCGACGAGGTCGAGGACGACGCCTGCCGACTGATCGCCCACATCTCGGCGCAAATCTGGGCGGCCCGCCACCACCTCTGA
- the typA gene encoding translational GTPase TypA: MQLRTDLRNVAIIAHVDHGKTTLVDAMLRQAGAYGARGETTERVMDSGDLEREKGITILAKNTGVRYLPADGSDPVTINIIDTPGHADFGGEVERGLTMVDGVVLLVDASEGPLPQTRFVLRKALRARLPIILVINKVDRPDARIKEVVDDTYELFLDLDADEEQIDFPIVYACARDGIASLTQPADGSVPDDSSSLEPLFRTLLDTIPPPAYDEGAPLQAHVTNLDASPFLGRLALCRVRQGTINKGQTVAWCRTDGSTQRVRISEMLMTEGLERKPAESAGPGDIIAVAGISEIMIGETLADAENPVPLPLITVDEPAISMTIGTNTSPLVGRVKGSKVTARMVKDRLDKELVGNVSLRVLPTERPDAWEVQGRGELALAILVEQMRRESYELTVGKPQVVTREIDGKTCEPVERLTIDAPEEYLGAITQLLATRKGRMEQLVNHGTGWIRMEWLVPARGLIGFRTEFLTDTRGTGILHHVFESYEPWFGELRTRNNGSLVADRAGAVTAFAMINLQERGQLFVEPTTEVYEGMIVGENSRSDDMDVNITKEKKLTNMRASTSDETEKLIPPRKLSLEQALEFCREDECVEVTPTAVRIRKVVLDQQLRGRAAARRKHAG; this comes from the coding sequence ATGCAGCTTCGCACCGACCTCCGCAACGTCGCCATCATCGCTCACGTCGACCACGGCAAGACCACCCTGGTCGACGCCATGTTGCGGCAGGCCGGCGCGTACGGCGCCCGCGGTGAGACGACCGAGCGGGTGATGGACTCGGGGGACTTGGAACGGGAGAAGGGCATCACCATCCTGGCCAAGAACACCGGCGTGCGCTACCTGCCGGCGGATGGCTCCGACCCGGTCACCATCAACATCATCGACACCCCCGGCCACGCCGACTTCGGTGGCGAGGTGGAGCGCGGCCTGACCATGGTCGACGGCGTGGTGCTGCTGGTCGACGCCAGCGAGGGCCCGCTGCCGCAGACCCGCTTCGTGCTGCGCAAGGCGCTGCGCGCGCGGCTGCCGATCATCCTGGTGATCAACAAGGTGGACCGCCCCGACGCCCGGATCAAGGAGGTCGTGGACGACACCTACGAGCTCTTCCTCGACCTGGACGCCGACGAGGAGCAGATCGACTTCCCGATCGTCTACGCCTGCGCCCGCGACGGCATCGCCTCGCTGACCCAGCCCGCCGACGGCTCCGTGCCGGACGACAGCAGCTCCCTGGAGCCGCTGTTCCGCACCCTGCTGGACACCATCCCGCCGCCCGCGTACGACGAGGGCGCGCCGCTGCAGGCGCACGTGACCAACCTCGACGCCTCGCCGTTCCTCGGCCGGCTGGCGCTGTGCCGGGTCCGGCAGGGCACGATCAACAAGGGCCAGACGGTGGCCTGGTGCCGCACCGACGGCAGCACCCAGCGGGTCCGCATCTCCGAGATGCTGATGACCGAGGGCCTGGAGCGCAAGCCGGCCGAGTCGGCCGGCCCGGGCGACATCATCGCGGTCGCCGGCATCTCCGAGATCATGATCGGTGAGACGCTGGCCGACGCGGAGAACCCGGTGCCGCTGCCGCTGATCACCGTCGACGAGCCGGCCATCTCGATGACCATCGGCACCAACACCTCGCCGCTGGTCGGCCGGGTCAAGGGCTCCAAGGTCACCGCGCGGATGGTCAAGGACCGGCTCGACAAGGAGCTGGTCGGCAACGTGTCGCTGCGGGTGCTGCCCACCGAGCGCCCGGACGCCTGGGAGGTGCAGGGCCGCGGTGAGCTGGCGCTTGCCATCCTGGTCGAGCAGATGCGCCGGGAGAGCTACGAGCTGACCGTCGGCAAGCCGCAGGTCGTCACCCGCGAGATCGACGGCAAGACCTGCGAGCCGGTCGAGCGGCTGACCATCGACGCGCCCGAGGAGTACCTGGGCGCGATCACCCAGCTGCTGGCCACCCGCAAGGGCCGGATGGAGCAGCTGGTCAACCACGGCACCGGCTGGATCCGGATGGAGTGGCTGGTCCCGGCGCGCGGCCTGATCGGCTTCCGCACCGAGTTCCTGACCGACACCCGGGGCACCGGCATCCTGCACCACGTCTTCGAGTCCTACGAGCCGTGGTTCGGTGAGCTGCGTACCCGCAACAACGGCTCCCTGGTCGCCGACCGGGCCGGCGCGGTCACCGCCTTCGCGATGATCAACCTGCAGGAGCGCGGCCAGCTCTTCGTCGAGCCGACCACCGAGGTGTACGAGGGCATGATCGTCGGCGAGAACTCCCGCTCCGACGACATGGACGTCAACATCACCAAGGAGAAGAAGCTCACCAACATGCGGGCCTCGACCTCCGACGAGACCGAGAAGCTGATCCCGCCGCGCAAGCTGTCGCTGGAGCAGGCGCTCGAGTTCTGCCGCGAGGACGAGTGCGTCGAGGTCACCCCGACCGCGGTGCGCATCCGCAAGGTCGTGCTCGATCAGCAGCTGCGTGGCCGGGCCGCCGCCCGCCGCAAGCACGCCGGCTGA
- a CDS encoding DedA family protein gives MHDLLTFVQGLPTLWIYLVAALIVAGETAVIFGLLVPGEATLLLVGFLTYNGTLRLGPALLAMIAAAVLGDALAFRAGRRYGSRLRAGLGHRVGPERWGRADAMLARLGGRGVFAARWVAFARTLVPRLAGAAGMPYRRFAPWNLAGVATWVGGSVLLGHVAGESYDTVSRFLGRATGAVLVLLAGLLGVVLAGRWLGRNPDPVRALLSRAGALPPVRWLSARYGVLFFLVAMRIGPAWTLLLNLAAGLLLLFAAGLAIAGLLAVVVRNSGLAALDGAIGGWFAARRTPDAADATLALVSLVRGWVLIVLVALVAAVLAWRNRPWRADLLSVVGTVGAFVPLLVLAVVAELTGSPGAGPGGGEGVPFPTQNAVVAASFCTLAWLVSRGARWPVAVAAWTAAAAGVLGVGAARLYLGLDTASGTAAAVLLGVLWTLVFMVAWATRDRAVGEREQPQDPVRPRSQGPRRPVEPC, from the coding sequence GTGCATGACCTGCTGACCTTTGTGCAGGGTCTGCCCACGTTGTGGATCTACCTGGTCGCCGCGCTGATCGTGGCGGGCGAGACCGCGGTGATCTTCGGCCTGCTGGTGCCGGGTGAGGCTACCCTGCTGCTCGTCGGCTTCCTCACCTACAACGGTACCTTGCGGCTGGGCCCGGCGTTGCTGGCGATGATCGCCGCCGCGGTCCTCGGTGACGCGCTGGCGTTCCGCGCCGGCCGGCGGTACGGCTCGCGGCTGCGTGCCGGGCTGGGCCACCGGGTCGGGCCCGAGCGGTGGGGCCGGGCCGACGCCATGCTCGCCCGGCTGGGCGGGCGGGGTGTGTTCGCCGCGCGCTGGGTGGCCTTCGCCCGCACTCTGGTGCCCCGGCTGGCCGGCGCGGCCGGTATGCCGTACCGGCGGTTCGCGCCGTGGAACCTCGCCGGCGTGGCGACCTGGGTGGGGGGCTCGGTACTGCTCGGGCACGTCGCCGGTGAGTCGTACGACACGGTCTCCCGGTTCCTCGGCCGGGCCACCGGCGCGGTGCTGGTGCTGCTGGCCGGCCTGCTGGGGGTGGTGCTCGCCGGCCGGTGGCTGGGCCGTAACCCGGACCCGGTCCGGGCGCTGCTCTCCCGGGCCGGCGCGCTGCCGCCGGTGCGCTGGCTCAGCGCCCGTTACGGGGTGCTGTTCTTCCTGGTGGCCATGCGGATCGGCCCGGCCTGGACGCTGCTGCTCAACCTCGCCGCCGGGCTGCTGCTGCTCTTCGCCGCCGGGCTCGCCATCGCCGGCCTGCTCGCCGTGGTGGTCCGCAACAGCGGGCTGGCCGCGCTGGACGGGGCGATCGGGGGCTGGTTCGCCGCCCGGCGGACCCCGGACGCCGCCGACGCCACGCTGGCCCTGGTGTCGCTGGTGCGGGGGTGGGTGCTGATCGTCCTGGTGGCGCTGGTGGCGGCGGTGCTGGCGTGGCGGAACCGGCCCTGGCGGGCGGACCTGCTCAGCGTGGTCGGCACGGTGGGCGCGTTCGTGCCGCTGCTGGTGCTGGCCGTGGTGGCCGAGCTGACCGGGTCGCCGGGGGCGGGGCCGGGCGGCGGCGAGGGGGTCCCGTTTCCTACGCAGAACGCGGTGGTCGCGGCGAGCTTCTGCACCCTGGCCTGGCTGGTGTCCCGGGGTGCCCGCTGGCCGGTGGCGGTGGCCGCCTGGACGGCCGCCGCCGCCGGGGTGCTCGGCGTCGGCGCCGCCCGGCTCTACCTCGGGTTGGACACGGCGAGCGGGACCGCGGCCGCCGTGCTGCTCGGGGTGCTCTGGACGCTGGTGTTCATGGTCGCCTGGGCCACCCGGGACCGGGCGGTGGGGGAGCGGGAGCAGCCGCAGGACCCGGTCCGGCCGCGGTCGCAGGGGCCTCGCCGCCCGGTCGAACCTTGCTAG
- a CDS encoding lytic transglycosylase domain-containing protein: MRGRTGRVGAVVLAGLLLAGAMAGCADRGESPQGQAAPVAVTDEPTEAAVDEAAVEPSPSVSGVAAMGAAPSRSATPTPKPTKKPTRPSGPATKPRPVAKPPTEIKVPPAPPKPAPTSCKPSYKGTQATRAETKAALADAAARVYWPTSAPTIEIPLKLLKATAWQESGWQSNIYACDGGVGLMQVMPGTATWMNQRFEQSYEIDDYRDNAYLGANYLAWLTKYIGDMYFESDFRLDANLCTSELNSCLLNAVIAAYNFGHGAVAQEGKPLAIPNPSYVRNVRALMTECVCLGY, from the coding sequence ATGCGTGGACGGACCGGTCGGGTGGGTGCTGTGGTGCTCGCCGGGCTTCTGCTTGCGGGCGCGATGGCCGGCTGTGCCGACCGCGGTGAGAGCCCGCAGGGCCAGGCGGCGCCGGTCGCGGTCACCGATGAGCCGACGGAGGCCGCGGTCGACGAGGCCGCCGTGGAGCCGAGCCCGTCGGTGAGCGGGGTGGCGGCCATGGGTGCCGCGCCGAGTCGCAGCGCGACCCCGACCCCGAAGCCGACGAAGAAGCCGACCCGCCCGTCCGGCCCGGCGACGAAGCCGCGCCCGGTGGCGAAGCCGCCCACCGAGATCAAGGTCCCGCCGGCGCCCCCGAAGCCGGCACCGACCTCCTGTAAGCCCAGTTACAAGGGCACCCAGGCGACCCGGGCGGAGACCAAGGCGGCGCTGGCCGACGCGGCCGCCCGCGTCTACTGGCCGACCTCCGCACCGACCATCGAGATCCCGCTCAAGCTGCTCAAGGCCACCGCCTGGCAGGAGAGCGGCTGGCAGTCCAACATCTACGCCTGCGACGGCGGCGTCGGGCTGATGCAGGTGATGCCGGGCACCGCGACCTGGATGAACCAGCGGTTCGAGCAGAGCTACGAGATCGACGACTACCGGGACAACGCGTACCTGGGCGCCAATTACCTGGCCTGGCTGACCAAGTACATCGGTGACATGTACTTCGAGTCCGACTTCCGGCTCGACGCCAACCTGTGCACCTCCGAGCTGAACTCCTGTCTGCTCAACGCGGTGATCGCCGCGTACAACTTCGGGCACGGGGCGGTGGCGCAGGAGGGAAAGCC